A region of the Deltaproteobacteria bacterium genome:
GAAGACCTGGATCACGACGAAACCCGCGCCGCGGTCAATCTGATCATGGACCGCACCCGCGCCCTGCACGACAAAGGGCTTTCCAAGGAAGTGCTGACCGTGGACAACCATGCCGACGGCCCCCATGTGTATTACCGGCTACTCAAGGAAGACCCGAAGCGCGCGGCCGAGGTGCTGGAACTACTCAAGATGAACGAAGGCAATTCCTCGGGCCGGGGCATCGGCTGTATTTCCTGGGACGGCTCGGTACACGCCGACCAGTTCATGCGCCACCATACCTTTGGCAATGTCCTGGAACGCCCGTTTTCCGAAATCTGGGTCGACGAAAAAATCGAGCTCCTGCACATGCTCAAGGACAAACGGCCGCATGTCAAAGGCCGCTGCGCCTCCTGCCGCTTCCTGAACATCTGTGGTGGCAACTTCCGGGCCAGGGCCGAGGCCTTTTACGATGACTTCTGGGCCCAGGATCCGGCCTGTTACCTGACGGACGAGGAAATCACCGGCGAAAAGCTGTAGGAGGGCATCATGCACACGTTCCATCGCGGCCGCCGGCTGCGTTCGTCCTCGACCCTGCGCGACATGGTCCGGGAAACCCGCCTGGGCGCCTCGGACCTGATCCAGCCCTATTTCGTGGTCGAGACCGATCCTGATTTCCGAAAACCCATCGCGTCCATGCCCGGCCAATTCCAGTTCGGACTGGATCAGCTCATGACCGAGGTTGCCGCGGCCGTGGACGCGGGCCTGCAAAGCCTGATCCTGTTCGGCATCCCCAAGGAAAAAGACCCGGTCGGCTCTGGGGCCTACGACGACAACGGCATCGTGCAGGCGGCCATCCGCCGGGTGAAGGACAAATGGCCGGACCTGATCGTGGTCGCCGACACCTGTCTGTGTGAATACACGTCCCACGGGCATTGCGGGCTGGTCACGCCATCGGGCGAGGTCCAAAACGACCCGACCCTGGAACTCCTGGCCCGCGCGGCCGTGGCCCAGGCCAAAGCTGGCGCGGACATCATCGCGCCCTCGGACATGATGGACGGCCGCGTGGCGGCCATCCGCCACGCCCTGGACGAAAACG
Encoded here:
- the hemB gene encoding porphobilinogen synthase, coding for MHTFHRGRRLRSSSTLRDMVRETRLGASDLIQPYFVVETDPDFRKPIASMPGQFQFGLDQLMTEVAAAVDAGLQSLILFGIPKEKDPVGSGAYDDNGIVQAAIRRVKDKWPDLIVVADTCLCEYTSHGHCGLVTPSGEVQNDPTLELLARAAVAQAKAGADIIAPSDMMDGRVAAIRHALDENGFPNTPIMSYAVKYASAFYGPFRDAAESAPKFGNRKTYQMDPANWREGLREAAADVDEGADILMVKPGLPYLDIIRLVRDSFDLPVAAYQVSGEYSQIKAAAQLGWIDETLVALESLISLKRAGADLILSYFTQDLLKAGHIR